From Triticum aestivum cultivar Chinese Spring chromosome 7B, IWGSC CS RefSeq v2.1, whole genome shotgun sequence:
CCACAACGTTACATGTGGAAGCGGCTGCCCAGCCGACCCAAAGTGACCTTTGCGCGGGCTCCAAAGGAGTATTCGCTCATTAGTTGCTCTCCAAATAGAGGCTACTGTGTGCTGTCACCGCTTCCATAATGGAGCCAGTTTGACCTTGTCGATAATATTTGGAactcttcatgcacgtgcccctaagggtCGGCGCCCCGGAGCCATAGTCGTCGGCATTGAATCCTTGAATAGATCTAAAGAACATGACACCAAATATCACTGTCGCGTACGcacgacgagaaaccctaacctcaccgcCCCGAGGAGCTGGCATGAATCTATGCTGGAGCTCCGTCCTTTTCATGCAAATCCCAACAGATGAAATTGGGGAGGATCGAAGTCCGGAAGACTAACTCTGAAGAAGAAGTGCCGCCATCCGTCCAAACACCGCCCATGCGAGGATTAAAAGCCTACCTATCTACTAGCCGGATCTGAGGGACTAAAAATCCCCTGCCAATAGTGGCCGACGGAGCAGCAGGCAAGGGGGATGCGAATTCACAGGCTTGCCGGTGAAGATCGAGGGGAGGAAAGCTTTCCCTAGTCGCCTTGCGAGCGTGGAAAGAAAAGCTCGTGTCCGCTTTTCTAAATTCATGGACATTTTTGAATTCGTGAAGTTTTTGAAATTTCTAAACTtttctaaattcatgaacttttttcaaagtcgcAAACCTTGTTCAAATATGTGAAAAATTCCAAATTCGTGAAACTTTTTGACAAACGTGAACCTTGTTCAAATCCGCCAtcttttttgaattcgtgaacgtTTTTTTTAAATCTGCAAACTTTTCTTCGACATGATCTAAGAAAACTCTGCTGCACAAATCACTCCGCCAAGCACCGGCGATGTCGTAAGTGCTTTCTTCGATCCACGCACTCCTCGGTTGATGATTCAATGTAATTAAACACCGGCGATTCGTATGCTATGCATGCATACGCCGCCCACAGACACGCAATTGATGATTAGACTGTACGTGTGCACGTGCGGCCGCTCCCGAGCGTCTCCTCGATCGCCGCATGCGAGCTGCCCGACTGTTCGTGTGATGCGCTTGATTAATGCAAAGTACCCACACCATCGCAGGAGCATATATAACAACACCACGAGCTCCCTCACGTCTCCCATTCTCCATCTCCCGTTGCTGCCACATTCTACTCCAGCTAGCGCCATGTCCAACAATCCTGCATCTTCTCTAGGTGCAAGCCGAGGCGCGTGGTTGGTGACCGCGTCGGCCATCGTGGCTCCTGTCGTCGAGTCCGGGTCGCACATCCTCCGTATCGACGGCTACTCCCGCACCAAGGGGCTCGGCAAGGGTGAATTCATGGCGTCCGAGACGTTCGCGGCCGGAGGCAATGGTTGGTGTCTGCGTTACTTCCCCGACGGAACTGACTCAAATGATTCAGATTCCGATTCTTCCGGTTCAGATTCCGATCCCGATTATATGACCTTCTTATTGAATCTTGTTCGGGGTGATGCCGATAAAGTGGAAGCTAAATACACTATTAGTTTGCTCGACCAAGATGGGAACCTGGTGCCGTCGTACAGCTATACGGACCAGGACACCTTTGAAGCCGGCAGCGACAACGGTTCGTGGGGCTCTGATCTCATCAAGAAGAGCGAGCTGGAGGAATCGGTCTACCTGAAGGATGATGTTTTCTTTGTCAGGTGTGATGTCTCCGTGCTCAAAGAGAAGATGTTCACCAAGGCTGTTCCGGTTTCTGATGTTTTTCGTGCTGTCCTTAGACAGGACGGATGAAACGGCTTCCCTGGGCCGACGAAGGGACAGGCTGCTGAAGTGGCCGGAGATCAAAGACAATGGCCTTGTTTGTCAGAATGCCTGCGTACACCAGGCCTTCTTTTACCTTCCATTAGTCTTACTAGcaaaagtgcccgtgcgttgcaccgggtatAAAATAAATCTGAGAATTCATGTGGTATTAAGCTCAGGTGTTTACCTGTCATGGTGAATAATAAGTTTTCCTAATTAAATTGGTTATAAGACTCATAAAGATTCACTTTATGCAGATTTTATTGTATCCCAAAAGCTCGTAATCTATTTTTCTAAACATAAAACGTACTTCTTTAACTCACTCTAAATAAATTGAATTATGTGTAATATGTTGTTGTTATTTAACAACTATGTGTAAAAATCATTATGAAAATCTAATCATTTATGGATCAGCGGCTACTCCTTCGATGTGAGAGTATGCATCATCCGCACACCTGTAATAGTTTCAAATATGTCATATATTAATTCCTATATATCGCAATCCCTATTAACACCAATTCATATTTATGTTTTCCCACTTCAAAAATATGATGACCAGAAAGTAAAGAATTTATAATACGTGTAACTCTTTTGTTGACACGTTGTCGCCAACAGTAGGAGCACACCCTTCACACCAACATGACCACTTCCCTGGCCATTATCATCGGGTCTCGATGAGGATCAGGAATATGTACGCAGAGCTATGGGGCATATTGTACAATGGAGGGTAGTGCTCCCCCTCCTAGGTGTCGTGCTGAGCGAAACATGGCACAAGCAAGATGCACCGTTGTCGCACTTTCTCTATTCTTCATCCCTCGCTCTCACCTCCCTATCTTACCGATGACATCCATGACATCCAGAATTGACGAATATCTTGAAGGTTAGCAAGTGCATGCGAGCTTCAAATATCTTCTCTGGTAAGAAATGTTTCTTTTTAATATTTCACTCACTTTTAATTAGTATACTCTCtccgtcttaaaataagtgtcCCAACTTTGTATTAACTATAGTATTCCCTCCATttgtaaatataagtctttttaaactacatacggagcaaaatgagtgaatctttaCTTTAAAATATGCCTATATATATTCACATGTAGTCCGTATTAAAAAATTTAAATACACTTaaatttagaaacgaagggagtataaaattgtgtataaaattgtaTTGAGAGACTTATTTTATAACAGAGGGAGTATCTGATAATGTGGTGACAACTAACAACATCAAGGAATAGTCGGTGCTCTTCCGTAAAATAAATAATCGATGCTAGCACGCATGCACCGAGTAGCTTCTATGGTGTAGCCGGTACAACATGAAGAAAAGCACCGCCCGCCCACTACTTGCCTTATCCCATCGCCACTCCTCTCCTTCTCTTATCCAGATCGCCGTCCCAGCGtggtcctcttcctcttctccatcCAACCCAGCCAGAAGCTTGATCTGGCCGTTCGCCCCAGTCGCTGGTCCCGTGGGTCAGCAGCCTCGCCTCCACCCGATTCAGTCGCGTCCTCCTTCCCAAGGCTTTCTCCGATCTGCCAACCCACCACCCCACCACGCCTCGCTCTCTCTGCCCCCTCCTTCCCCACGCAGCGCCGATGGGGCAGGGCCTccgcggccgccggcgccctctgcGACTCCTCTTCTCCATGATTCGCCCGCTATTACTCCTCTCCTCCACGATTCGTGGTGATGTTGGGGTGGCATCTTCTTCGAGCGGGAGGTGTGCCTCGTCCTCGCACATGCTCGGCCGCGCCATCGGAGCCCCCTGCAGGTTGCCTGCCCGTCGCCCTCACCTTCACTCTTCTTCCCCTTTCAATTCTGCTCTATCCTCTCTGaatatctcccccctctctctctattcAAGTGTAGAGGCAGTGCTCCGCCACCCGATGATGTTCTTCGCGTCGTCCCGCGCTCCCAAAGCTGGGAACCGGCTCCCCGCCTCCAAGTTCTCGGCATCGACGTCCCGTGCTGCCTGCATCCTCGCCAAGCCCGACTCGCAGCCGTGTAGCCCGAGCTCGCCAAGGCGCTTCAactccgccgccgcgccatcttCTTCAGGCGCTCGAGCACGAGCACAAGCTCGCCCGCGCCCCACCTCTCTTTGCCGCTCCGTCCGCCGCCCGCGGTGCCGTGACCCGTCACTGCCGTGCCCTGCATCACTCTGTAGCCGCGCCGCCTGGGTCGATGCGGTCAGCGCTCCCAAGCCGTTGACCCCGCGCCAGGGGACGACTATTTCCTCCCATGCGTGCGCGCCCGTGCTCCAGCCCTCCCCTCCCCATGCTGCCGGCACACTCGCGCCGCGGGGCCGTATCCAGCCTGTGCCTGGACGACGGAAGCCCCCCCACTGTCCGTGCGCTCCGGCCAGCTCCGTGTCGCGCTCGAGACCTCCTCGAGTCTTCCCGCCGAGGCCTTCCCAGTGACCAGCCTTTGACTTGGGTCTCCTGTCCGCCTCGGCGCGGACGCCCGCCACGACGCCGGTGGCAAGCGGCGGCGCGTGCCCGGCGATGGAGAACGGCAGGATAAGCGGTGAGAGGCGCAGTGGTGAGCCAGTCCAATAAGAGATAAGAGTTGCGGGTATAATTTCTAAAAAATGCAGGGGGTTTTTACGCAAAaacaaaacatttttctaaattgccactaaaacagggactgcgggttgatttatGTAAACCGAGGGGCTTTTTTGTAAAACTGCCAGGAAAAAAAATCAATTGCGGGACGAAACtaagaatatcaccttgctttaatagtaggtatagattatgTTGTTTCAGACCAGACGATTATATTGTATTTtttaaaaggaggatgacccccggcctttgcatctgggcgatgcatacggccattttattaattattctcataagACCTTATAAAGTGATACAACAGTCaaactaaagccaccgtctatGCAACaactgttgctactcctatccaattgatgaagggtcgctgatagtctgggcctaatactaAACAGACATCACAGCCAAACCTGAACATCTAAAACCTAAGGTCCCAACCCGGACGCCTGCCGGGTacggggcacctaccagtccgacgcactcctcaaccagggCGCCTGCCGCGTATGAGACCGCGGCAGCCACCTGCCTCCAATTCATCTTCAGTGTGTACTGCTACACCACCTTGCccggcctctctgccatcgacacCACCACGGCGCTTGATAACGGCACCTTTCTGCGCGAGTCCCTCGCCACACATCCGGCGCTGAGTCTCCACCACGCCACGCCGCCGAGAAACGCCACCATTAATGtgcaggatgaagcaccgctccaccaaatatTCTGTCCACTGGTCCCTCGAACCCGTGTACACCTCCAAGAAAGACGCCACAAGAGGAAAACGACACAATAATGTCGCCGTCatctgatctactgatctagggtttccctcggagATAGCAGATAGTGGCCTGGAACTTCTCAACAGTGATGCCTTCAACAAGGGAACGACACCGAAAAGTGCCACCATCGCCGGCCTCGGCAGTAGCCGCGAGCAGGTCTTCACGCAGATCTGTTCCAATGGCCTCCATCAAGCGTCTTGTGCACGGATCGTCCACCACCGCGGCCGCTGCATCGCCCGTCGCGAGGCCACAGCCACCGACACAACCTCCGccgtccggggccgccgcccccgGGATCCAGCCCTCGCTGGCTGCCAGAGCGAAACCAACGAGCCCCATCAATTGCGGCGCAACCACATACCGCGCCGCGCGAACGCCACCATAGCGTCGTCGCGCCGACCGCACGCTGCCGCCAGGAGCGCCCGCTGCCACGCCGCCGTGCCCCACGCTAGCCCAGCGCCTTCCATCGACCTGGCCGTCCCGTGCCAGCCAAACGACGAAGGGGAGAGGCgtcccgccgccgcccacgccaggaAGGCTTCGCCGACCGGCGCgcctgggcggcggcgaggggattgGAGGAAACGGGGGGACGggaaccggcggcggcgggatgccTCCCCTGTCGCCCGCGGGAGCGGCAGAGGAGGTGGATCCACTTTTTTCGGGAGCTGGTGTTTTTTGTGATGTGGACCTAATGTACTCTAATGTTGCTCTTGCCATATCCCCGAATCTAAAGAAACTAACTAAACTAGACCTGATCCCCGAATGTGTAGGTTGAGTTATTAGATTTCTACAAGCCGCCGCTCTGGCGAGCGTCAAGTTATCTGTGAGGAAGGAGACATCCTGTATAGAAATCAAGGATGCTAAGCTTGTTGCCACATGAAGTGCTTTTGCCTCAGCCTGCAATGGAGCAAAAACTGATTTGCATGTCCTTGTAATGGAGATGTCAATCTTGTGTAGCCGCTATTAGTCATGCATCTTAGGCGAAGCCAAAACAATGGTACTCCCTCCGATACAAATTATTTTTTTTTCCTAAAAGGAAGATAACCCTggtctctgcatcagaatgatgcatgcggccatcttaAAACCAATCAAAACAAAGTTCGTGGTTTAATACGGCTCGCAAACGGAGCATAAAAATAAATGAAGG
This genomic window contains:
- the LOC123159215 gene encoding vegetative cell wall protein gp1-like isoform X2, coding for MLGWHLLRAGGVPRPRTCSAAPSEPPAEAVLRHPMMFFASSRAPKAGNRLPASKFSASTSRAACILAKPDSQPCSPSSPRRFNSAAAPSSSGARARAQARPRPTSLCRSVRRPRCRDPSLPCPASLCSRAAWVDAVSAPKPLTPRQGTTISSHACAPVLQPSPPHAAGTLAPRGRIQPVPGRRKPPHCPCAPASSVSRSRPPRVFPPRPSQ
- the LOC123159215 gene encoding uncharacterized protein isoform X1 produces the protein MGQGLRGRRRPLRLLFSMIRPLLLLSSTIRGDVGVASSSSGRCASSSHMLGRAIGAPCSVEAVLRHPMMFFASSRAPKAGNRLPASKFSASTSRAACILAKPDSQPCSPSSPRRFNSAAAPSSSGARARAQARPRPTSLCRSVRRPRCRDPSLPCPASLCSRAAWVDAVSAPKPLTPRQGTTISSHACAPVLQPSPPHAAGTLAPRGRIQPVPGRRKPPHCPCAPASSVSRSRPPRVFPPRPSQ